In Microbacterium pumilum, the following proteins share a genomic window:
- a CDS encoding glycoside hydrolase family 6 protein, translated as MTRTTNIRTTALAVAGSLALAMGALAPTAAGAAEDDGGLAGSDLYLNPYSTTLEAAQSLSGQARADAQLLGSIPSADWITKGTPAEAQAAVDEIVDAAAAHGKMPVIVAYNLPFRDCAQYSAGGAADTEAYEDWIDGVASGIGGREATVILEPDGLGIIPHYTTLDGNPEWCQPAELDAATAASDRFAQLNYAVDALKAGGSTSVYLDGTGASWLNVGEISDRLLKGGVQRADGFFLNASNYQFTVNSTYFGTWVSSCIAFVTEKAGSFADCGNQYWNGGPANNWTGVAMSQYGEWSADAADPALNTAGVESRYASQLGDTVPKTHFVVDTSRNGLGPWQYPADTYPVHEDWCNPPDRGLGALPTTSTDDTLVDAYLWIKVPGESDGQCYRGTGGPLDPARNIEDPAAGQWFVEQARELVSLSNPTLAPLDCHVKVSGTKVGKAFIAALVVQNKGTAAVQPWTLSWTFDGAQKVTAVVGGSYQQIGADVTVTAGKLQPRLGPGKKAAIVVTGKGAANAPWIFWLNGRACTTS; from the coding sequence ATGACACGCACGACGAACATTCGAACGACCGCTCTCGCGGTCGCCGGCTCACTGGCGCTGGCGATGGGCGCCCTGGCACCGACCGCGGCCGGCGCGGCAGAGGACGACGGCGGACTCGCCGGCTCCGACCTCTACCTCAACCCCTACAGCACCACGCTCGAGGCGGCCCAGTCGCTGTCGGGTCAGGCGCGGGCCGATGCCCAGCTGTTGGGCAGCATCCCCTCCGCCGACTGGATCACGAAGGGCACACCCGCTGAGGCGCAGGCCGCAGTGGACGAGATCGTGGATGCCGCAGCCGCGCACGGCAAGATGCCGGTCATCGTGGCCTACAACCTGCCGTTCCGCGACTGTGCGCAGTACTCCGCCGGCGGGGCCGCCGACACGGAGGCGTACGAAGACTGGATCGACGGTGTCGCGTCGGGGATCGGAGGCCGTGAGGCGACGGTCATCCTCGAACCCGATGGCCTCGGCATCATCCCTCACTACACGACGCTCGACGGCAACCCTGAGTGGTGCCAGCCCGCCGAGCTCGATGCCGCGACCGCGGCATCCGACCGGTTCGCACAGCTGAACTACGCCGTCGACGCGCTCAAGGCCGGCGGGAGCACGTCGGTCTACCTCGACGGCACCGGAGCGAGCTGGCTGAACGTCGGCGAGATCTCGGACCGGCTGCTCAAGGGCGGCGTGCAGCGCGCGGACGGATTCTTCCTGAACGCCTCGAACTACCAGTTCACCGTCAACTCGACGTACTTCGGCACGTGGGTGTCGTCGTGCATCGCATTCGTGACCGAGAAGGCGGGCAGCTTCGCCGACTGCGGCAACCAGTACTGGAACGGCGGTCCGGCCAACAACTGGACGGGCGTCGCGATGTCGCAGTACGGCGAGTGGTCGGCGGATGCCGCAGACCCGGCGCTCAACACCGCCGGCGTCGAGTCCCGCTATGCGAGCCAGCTCGGCGACACCGTGCCGAAGACGCACTTCGTCGTCGACACCAGCCGCAACGGGCTCGGGCCATGGCAGTACCCCGCCGACACGTATCCGGTGCACGAGGACTGGTGCAACCCGCCGGATCGCGGTCTCGGAGCCCTGCCGACCACGTCGACGGACGACACCCTGGTCGACGCCTACCTGTGGATCAAGGTGCCCGGCGAGTCGGATGGCCAGTGCTATCGCGGCACGGGAGGTCCGCTCGACCCCGCCCGGAACATCGAGGACCCGGCAGCCGGCCAGTGGTTCGTCGAGCAGGCGCGCGAGCTGGTGTCGCTGTCGAATCCGACACTGGCCCCGCTCGACTGCCACGTGAAGGTCTCTGGAACGAAGGTCGGCAAGGCATTCATCGCTGCGCTGGTCGTGCAGAACAAGGGCACCGCCGCCGTCCAGCCGTGGACCCTGTCGTGGACGTTCGACGGCGCCCAGAAGGTCACGGCGGTGGTCGGCGGCTCGTACCAGCAGATCGGCGCGGATGTCACGGTGACCGCAGGCAAGCTGCAGCCGAGACTGGGCCCAGGCAAGAAGGCCGCGATCGTCGTCACCGGCAAGGGCGCGGCGAACGCTCCGTGGATCTTCTGGCTCAACGGCAGGGCTTGCACGACAAGCTGA
- a CDS encoding alpha/beta fold hydrolase: MPEFIDAYGIAIVYDIHPAKTTPRAVVQLVHGLGEHAGRYGALIDALTADGFTVYANDHRGHGRTGMAQHGGDAAKLGRPGPGGLRAAVAAVWQLTQLVRSDNPELPLILLGHSGGSFIAQMLLNAHPSAYDAFVLTGSALRIPGSLHPGGLNAKWQTPDAMGTEWLSSDLEVGKAFIDDPLTTTSPASQLFSLTDQLRFYGRPRKNLGRDIPALLMVGRDDPVGGPRSVHKLADAYRTRSGLTDVTTLVYPGARHEIFNETMQADVRGDLLAWLDERFPARD; the protein is encoded by the coding sequence ATGCCCGAGTTCATCGATGCGTACGGCATCGCGATCGTCTACGACATCCACCCCGCGAAGACGACGCCGCGCGCGGTGGTCCAGCTCGTGCACGGCCTGGGGGAGCACGCGGGACGGTACGGCGCCCTGATCGACGCCCTCACCGCCGATGGCTTCACCGTGTACGCCAACGACCACCGTGGGCACGGCCGCACCGGTATGGCGCAACACGGGGGCGATGCCGCCAAGCTCGGCCGTCCGGGGCCGGGTGGGCTTCGTGCCGCCGTCGCCGCGGTCTGGCAGCTGACCCAGCTCGTCCGTTCGGACAATCCGGAACTCCCCCTCATCCTGCTGGGACACTCCGGCGGGTCGTTCATCGCGCAGATGCTGCTCAATGCCCACCCCTCCGCCTACGACGCGTTCGTGCTCACCGGCTCCGCGCTGCGCATACCCGGATCTCTCCACCCCGGCGGCCTGAATGCGAAGTGGCAGACGCCGGACGCGATGGGGACCGAGTGGCTCTCGTCCGACCTGGAAGTGGGCAAGGCGTTCATCGACGATCCGCTCACCACCACCTCGCCGGCTTCGCAGCTGTTCAGTCTCACCGACCAGCTGCGGTTCTACGGTCGACCGCGCAAGAATCTCGGTCGCGACATCCCGGCGCTGCTGATGGTGGGGCGGGACGACCCGGTGGGCGGCCCGCGCAGCGTGCACAAGCTCGCCGACGCCTACCGCACGCGCTCGGGACTCACCGACGTGACGACGCTCGTCTACCCCGGCGCGCGTCACGAGATCTTCAACGAGACCATGCAGGCGGATGTCCGCGGCGACCTGCTGGCGTGGCTCGACGAGCGGTTCCCGGCGCGCGACTGA
- a CDS encoding DHA2 family efflux MFS transporter permease subunit: MTRDLQSRRWLGLVFISVAVSLIIVDSTIVNVAIPSIVDDLGITSTQVQWVQEAYTLVFASLLLVFGSLADRFGRRRMLLIGVVIFAVSSVAAAFAPTGDLLIAARLVQGVGGAMVLPSTLSVINATFRGRERSIAFAVWGSTIGGMAALGPLLGGWLTTDFSWRWAFGINVPLGILIIAGVLYAVAESREESYRSIDIVGALLAVIASASLVFALIEGRSYGWWATETAPSVGDWTWPWDVSPIPFALAIAVAATIGFIAWGRYRERRGRSTLIAFSLFAIPSFRNGNVAAMVVSLGEFGIILSLPLWLQFVIGFNALQTGFVLLALAIGSFVASGAAGASSGRIAPVTIVRVGLAAEIVGVAGIGVVVGADTSWGWLVPFLFVYGFGVGLATAQLTGVVLSGVPVRESGQASGTQSTSRQVGSALGIAILGTVLFTSTAAFLTASLDDRGVPAVQRDQVVSSVVDSAGAAIQGLEASPTTAAIADDAKDAFSQGTRLAAFTAAGFLTLGFLATLSLGSGRSKDESDDEGTEDAAAVAEPSV, translated from the coding sequence ATGACCAGAGATCTCCAAAGCCGCCGCTGGCTCGGTCTCGTCTTCATCAGCGTCGCGGTCTCGCTCATCATCGTGGACTCCACGATCGTCAACGTCGCGATCCCCTCGATCGTCGACGACCTCGGCATCACGTCGACGCAGGTGCAGTGGGTGCAGGAGGCCTACACGCTCGTCTTCGCTTCACTGCTGCTGGTCTTCGGCAGCCTCGCCGATCGATTCGGGCGACGACGGATGCTGCTGATCGGCGTCGTGATCTTCGCCGTGTCGTCGGTGGCAGCCGCCTTCGCACCGACCGGAGACCTCCTGATCGCGGCGAGGCTCGTGCAGGGCGTCGGCGGAGCTATGGTCCTGCCGAGCACGCTCTCGGTCATCAACGCGACCTTCCGCGGCCGTGAGCGCAGCATCGCCTTCGCCGTATGGGGATCCACGATCGGAGGGATGGCCGCACTCGGGCCGCTCCTGGGGGGCTGGCTCACCACGGACTTCTCGTGGCGGTGGGCTTTCGGGATCAATGTGCCTCTCGGCATCCTGATCATCGCCGGAGTGCTGTACGCGGTCGCCGAGTCCCGCGAGGAGTCTTATCGATCGATCGACATCGTCGGCGCACTGCTCGCCGTGATCGCGAGCGCCTCGCTCGTCTTCGCCCTCATCGAGGGCCGTTCCTACGGGTGGTGGGCCACGGAGACAGCCCCGAGTGTGGGCGACTGGACCTGGCCCTGGGATGTCTCGCCCATCCCCTTCGCGCTGGCCATCGCGGTGGCCGCCACCATCGGCTTCATCGCGTGGGGCCGCTACCGCGAGCGCCGGGGTCGATCGACCCTGATCGCCTTCTCGCTGTTCGCCATCCCCTCGTTCCGCAACGGCAACGTGGCGGCGATGGTCGTCTCCCTCGGAGAGTTCGGCATCATCCTGTCGCTCCCGCTCTGGCTGCAGTTCGTGATCGGCTTCAATGCGCTGCAGACGGGCTTCGTGCTGCTGGCGCTGGCGATCGGATCGTTCGTGGCCAGCGGCGCCGCCGGCGCCTCCAGCGGAAGGATCGCGCCCGTGACCATCGTGCGCGTCGGCCTCGCCGCCGAGATCGTCGGCGTCGCGGGGATCGGTGTGGTCGTCGGCGCCGACACATCCTGGGGGTGGCTGGTGCCATTCCTCTTCGTCTATGGTTTCGGGGTCGGGCTCGCGACCGCGCAGCTGACCGGTGTGGTGCTCTCGGGTGTTCCGGTCCGCGAGAGCGGGCAGGCGTCGGGCACCCAGTCCACCTCGCGACAGGTGGGATCCGCGTTGGGCATCGCGATCCTCGGCACGGTGCTGTTCACGAGCACGGCAGCGTTCCTGACCGCGTCGCTCGATGACCGGGGAGTGCCGGCGGTCCAGCGCGACCAGGTCGTCTCCTCGGTGGTCGACAGTGCCGGTGCCGCGATCCAGGGACTCGAGGCATCCCCCACGACCGCCGCGATCGCCGACGACGCGAAGGATGCGTTCTCGCAGGGCACGCGTCTCGCGGCGTTCACGGCCGCTGGATTCCTGACGCTCGGCTTCCTCGCGACGCTCTCACTCGGCTCCGGGCGGTCGAAGGACGAGAGCGACGACGAGGGCACGGAGGATGCGGCGGCAGTCGCCGAACCGTCGGTCTGA
- a CDS encoding MarR family transcriptional regulator encodes MSTVTPAHHTEPAADLSASASELRIATFRLARRMRTQRAVDSMSDGQFAVLAGLFIHGSHTLGELADRERVSAPSMNRTVNCLQESGYVRRSADETDGRKVVISLTDEGRAVVDETARRRDAWVEEALADLTARERKTIADAAKIMQRMVAR; translated from the coding sequence ATGAGCACCGTCACTCCCGCACACCACACCGAGCCCGCCGCCGACCTCTCTGCGTCGGCATCCGAACTCCGCATCGCGACCTTCCGGCTCGCGAGGCGCATGCGAACCCAGCGAGCGGTCGACTCGATGAGCGACGGACAGTTCGCGGTGCTCGCCGGACTCTTCATCCACGGCTCGCACACCCTCGGTGAGCTTGCGGATCGCGAGCGGGTCTCGGCGCCGTCGATGAACCGAACGGTCAACTGTCTGCAGGAGTCGGGCTACGTTCGCCGTTCGGCGGACGAGACCGATGGGCGCAAGGTCGTGATCTCGCTGACGGATGAAGGCCGCGCCGTCGTCGACGAGACGGCACGGCGACGGGATGCCTGGGTCGAAGAGGCACTGGCCGACCTCACCGCCCGCGAGCGGAAGACCATCGCCGACGCCGCGAAGATCATGCAGCGGATGGTGGCCCGATGA
- a CDS encoding MFS transporter, whose protein sequence is MSAMFRSFSVFNYRVWFIGALVSNIGAWMQATALSWVVLTELTDNNAAAMGVTMALQFGPPLVLVGVTGWVADRFDRRKLLMLTQSLLLVLGLAIGALILAGMMTLPIMFGFALALGCVAAFDNPARQAFVSDLVTRENASNAVALNAASFNGARMIGPAVAGLVIVAVGTGWVFMVNAVTFLGMIAALLLIRGGELIPRVKASGSSRLADGFRYVGRRPDLMVTFAMVFLVGAFGMNFPIYASTMAIEFGQDADGFGLLSSILAIGSLTGALLSARRDRARIRVVIGGTLLFAVAASVSAFMPTYWAYAATLMFTGFAVVTMLTTANGYVQTTTPPALRGRVLALYMAILMGGTPIGAPVVGWVAAQFGPRVAILIGAAAALIAFGIGATWLLVSGRLHRHEDKRFRLTIDETRPMSVVGPEQFSDEVASTTPIPLSQEERMAATRSRVG, encoded by the coding sequence ATGAGCGCGATGTTCCGCTCGTTCTCGGTGTTCAACTACCGCGTCTGGTTCATCGGCGCCCTGGTGTCGAACATCGGCGCCTGGATGCAGGCGACGGCTCTCAGCTGGGTCGTCCTCACCGAACTCACCGACAACAACGCCGCGGCGATGGGCGTGACGATGGCGCTCCAATTCGGTCCGCCCCTCGTGCTCGTCGGAGTGACCGGCTGGGTGGCCGATCGCTTCGATCGCCGCAAGCTGCTGATGCTCACCCAGAGCCTTCTGCTCGTGCTGGGTCTCGCGATCGGCGCCCTCATCCTCGCCGGGATGATGACCCTGCCGATCATGTTCGGCTTCGCCCTCGCCCTCGGCTGCGTCGCCGCATTCGACAACCCTGCGCGTCAGGCATTCGTCTCCGACCTGGTGACCCGCGAGAATGCGTCGAACGCCGTCGCGCTCAATGCGGCCTCGTTCAACGGGGCCCGCATGATCGGCCCCGCGGTCGCCGGCCTCGTCATCGTCGCGGTCGGCACCGGCTGGGTGTTCATGGTCAATGCCGTCACGTTCCTCGGCATGATCGCGGCGCTCCTGCTCATCCGCGGCGGAGAGCTGATCCCCCGCGTCAAGGCCTCGGGCTCATCGCGGCTCGCCGACGGATTCCGCTATGTCGGGCGCCGGCCCGACCTCATGGTGACGTTCGCAATGGTGTTCCTGGTGGGCGCGTTCGGCATGAACTTCCCCATCTACGCCTCGACGATGGCGATCGAGTTCGGTCAGGATGCCGACGGGTTCGGCCTGCTCAGCTCCATCCTCGCGATCGGGTCGCTGACCGGTGCGCTCCTCTCGGCGCGGCGCGACAGGGCACGCATCCGGGTCGTGATCGGTGGCACGCTGCTGTTCGCCGTGGCGGCGTCGGTGTCTGCATTCATGCCCACCTACTGGGCATATGCCGCAACGCTGATGTTCACGGGGTTCGCGGTGGTCACGATGCTCACGACGGCGAACGGATATGTGCAGACCACCACGCCGCCGGCACTGCGCGGACGGGTGCTCGCGCTCTACATGGCGATCCTTATGGGCGGCACCCCGATCGGAGCCCCCGTCGTCGGATGGGTCGCGGCCCAGTTCGGGCCGCGAGTGGCGATCCTCATCGGAGCGGCCGCCGCCCTCATCGCGTTCGGAATCGGCGCGACGTGGCTGCTGGTCTCGGGGCGCCTGCACCGTCACGAAGACAAGCGCTTCCGGCTCACGATCGACGAGACCCGGCCGATGTCGGTCGTCGGTCCAGAGCAGTTCAGCGACGAGGTCGCCTCGACGACGCCGATCCCGCTCTCGCAGGAAGAGCGGATGGCCGCCACCCGCTCCCGCGTGGGCTGA
- a CDS encoding D-arabinono-1,4-lactone oxidase, which translates to MTRNWAGTYEYTAPQTVAASSVDDIRRVLAAPGRVRALGTRHSFTDLPDTTGTLVDVTGIPSEFSLDAESHAVTVTAGTRYGELALWLEERGWALRNMGSLPHINVGGASATGTHGSGDANPVLSASVRSLRYIGADAEVHEVRRGDTDFDALVVGLGAYGIVVTLTLDIRPSFRMRQDIYTGVSWDAALGDYSAVTGAGFSVSVFSRWEPDSIGPILVKTRLEADDGAVPDAILDGVHAADESPLGGGDNVTEGHGVPGPWLLRLPHFRLDREPSFGDEIQTEYFVARRHAADALRAVRALGDDIRPHLIVTELRTAAADDLWLSPAYQRDCVIIHFTWHNHRDGVWALLPPIEEALAPFDARPHWGKVHRFDRAAIERVHPRLADARAVFERLDPDGRFVNDHLVRVGVREERG; encoded by the coding sequence ATGACCCGCAACTGGGCAGGAACCTACGAATACACCGCGCCGCAGACGGTGGCGGCGAGCTCGGTCGACGACATCCGCCGCGTCCTGGCGGCGCCCGGACGGGTGCGGGCCCTCGGCACGCGTCACTCGTTCACGGATCTTCCGGACACGACCGGCACGCTCGTCGATGTCACGGGCATCCCCTCGGAGTTCTCGCTCGACGCAGAATCGCATGCGGTCACCGTGACGGCGGGCACCCGCTACGGCGAGCTCGCGCTATGGCTCGAGGAGCGCGGCTGGGCGCTGCGCAACATGGGGTCGCTGCCGCACATCAACGTGGGCGGCGCATCAGCCACCGGCACCCACGGCTCGGGAGACGCCAACCCCGTGCTGTCGGCGTCGGTGCGCTCGCTGCGCTACATCGGCGCAGACGCCGAGGTGCACGAGGTTCGTCGCGGCGACACCGACTTCGACGCGCTCGTGGTGGGCCTCGGCGCCTATGGCATCGTCGTGACATTGACCCTCGACATCCGGCCCTCGTTCCGGATGCGGCAGGACATCTACACCGGAGTGTCGTGGGATGCGGCGCTCGGCGACTATTCCGCCGTGACCGGGGCGGGGTTCAGCGTGTCGGTGTTCTCTCGATGGGAGCCGGACTCGATCGGCCCGATTCTGGTGAAGACACGGCTGGAAGCCGACGACGGAGCAGTCCCCGACGCGATTCTCGATGGAGTGCACGCGGCCGATGAGTCGCCGCTGGGTGGCGGCGACAACGTCACCGAGGGGCACGGCGTCCCGGGGCCATGGCTGCTGCGACTGCCGCACTTCCGCCTGGACCGCGAGCCGTCGTTCGGCGACGAGATCCAGACCGAATACTTCGTCGCACGACGCCATGCCGCGGATGCGCTGCGCGCGGTACGCGCGCTGGGTGACGACATCCGTCCCCACCTGATCGTGACCGAACTGCGCACCGCCGCCGCCGACGACCTGTGGCTGAGCCCCGCCTACCAGCGCGACTGCGTGATCATCCACTTCACCTGGCACAACCACCGTGACGGGGTGTGGGCGCTGCTGCCGCCGATCGAAGAGGCGCTCGCGCCGTTCGACGCGCGCCCGCACTGGGGCAAGGTGCACCGGTTCGACCGCGCGGCCATCGAGCGGGTGCATCCGCGCCTCGCCGACGCCCGTGCGGTGTTCGAACGGCTGGACCCGGACGGGCGGTTCGTGAACGACCACCTCGTCCGCGTCGGGGTGCGTGAGGAACGAGGCTGA
- a CDS encoding FadR/GntR family transcriptional regulator, with protein sequence MPAFPDDRSAEISASLGALPSGTPVSEVARRLMDLFTSGSIEPGTRLPPERHLAATLGVGRSAVREALAALEILGIVDVRPGSGTYLRGTASELLPQTLRWGLLIGQKSTAELLELRSGLEIYVARLAAARAAGGELTAISGPLDRMRAEVDNLRAFARADLDFHNALAAAAGNDTLVDLLHVVRSLLQVYADRAVHDEAEALIAIAEHDAVYRAIAAADEDAAASAMATHMATASQRLAAEATN encoded by the coding sequence ATGCCCGCCTTTCCCGACGACCGATCGGCAGAGATCTCCGCGTCGCTCGGCGCGCTGCCGAGCGGCACACCGGTGTCGGAGGTGGCTCGTCGCCTGATGGACCTCTTCACCAGTGGATCCATCGAGCCGGGTACGCGTCTGCCGCCCGAGCGCCACCTCGCTGCCACGCTCGGCGTCGGCCGTTCTGCGGTCCGAGAGGCGCTCGCCGCGCTCGAGATCCTCGGCATCGTCGATGTGCGTCCCGGGTCCGGTACGTACCTTCGCGGCACCGCGAGCGAACTGCTGCCGCAGACACTGCGGTGGGGGCTGCTCATCGGGCAGAAGAGCACAGCCGAACTGCTGGAGCTTCGCTCCGGGCTCGAGATCTACGTCGCGCGGCTGGCGGCCGCGCGCGCGGCCGGCGGGGAGCTCACGGCGATCTCGGGGCCGCTCGATCGCATGCGTGCCGAGGTCGACAATCTGCGGGCCTTCGCACGCGCCGACCTCGACTTCCACAACGCGCTCGCCGCGGCTGCGGGTAACGACACCCTGGTCGACCTGCTCCACGTGGTCCGCTCCTTGCTGCAGGTGTATGCCGACCGCGCCGTGCACGATGAGGCGGAGGCGCTCATCGCCATCGCCGAGCATGATGCCGTCTACCGCGCGATCGCGGCGGCCGACGAGGATGCCGCCGCCTCGGCGATGGCGACGCACATGGCCACCGCCTCGCAGCGACTCGCTGCCGAAGCGACGAACTGA
- a CDS encoding MFS transporter yields the protein MDSTPVVTGIESPVAKSAIRKVSLRLVPFVALMFFINYLDRTAIGFAAPNGMNEDLGLTAAQFGFASGVFFVGYILLEVPSNLALHKFGARRWLSRIMVSWGIVALLFTWVQNFEQLVVLRFLLGVAEAGFFPGAILFLSLWVPSQYRGRILMLFYLAQPLTTVIGAPLAGWLIQQDDAVFGLAGWRFMFFGVAIPAIVVGVIAWFYLKDKPADAKWLTAEEQTWLTDANAAERKLTEKSEKHVSVRYAFGSGRVWMLSFIYFGFIYGLYALAFFLPTIIDGFQTAAGTEFDMFQKGLITAIPYLPAAIAMYFWSRDASRRGLRTWHIVAPALLGAISIPLALFAGSPAATIAVITLTAIAIFSALPNFWTLPTKFLTGIAAAAGVALINTVGNLAGFSAPFITGAVHDWTGGYEVPMMIVGGVMLVSAILMVLLARSNRAAVTAAGLATAHAEQEAKR from the coding sequence GTGGACAGCACCCCCGTCGTGACCGGCATAGAATCCCCCGTCGCCAAGTCGGCCATCCGCAAGGTCTCACTGCGGCTCGTGCCCTTCGTGGCGCTGATGTTCTTCATCAACTACCTCGACCGCACCGCGATCGGCTTCGCCGCCCCGAACGGCATGAACGAGGACCTCGGGCTGACTGCGGCCCAATTCGGCTTCGCGTCCGGCGTCTTCTTCGTCGGCTACATCCTGCTCGAGGTGCCCTCCAACCTGGCTCTGCACAAGTTCGGCGCCCGACGCTGGCTCTCGCGCATCATGGTCAGCTGGGGCATCGTCGCGCTGCTGTTCACGTGGGTGCAGAACTTCGAGCAGCTCGTGGTGCTCCGATTCCTCCTCGGAGTCGCCGAAGCGGGATTCTTCCCGGGAGCGATCCTGTTCCTGAGCCTGTGGGTGCCCTCTCAGTACCGCGGCCGCATCCTGATGCTCTTCTACCTGGCCCAGCCGCTCACCACGGTCATCGGCGCCCCGCTCGCAGGCTGGCTCATCCAGCAGGACGACGCCGTGTTCGGCCTCGCAGGCTGGCGCTTCATGTTCTTCGGCGTCGCGATCCCCGCGATCGTCGTCGGTGTCATCGCGTGGTTCTACCTCAAGGACAAGCCGGCCGATGCGAAGTGGCTGACGGCGGAGGAGCAGACGTGGCTCACGGATGCGAACGCTGCGGAGCGGAAGCTGACTGAGAAGTCCGAGAAGCACGTATCGGTGCGCTACGCATTCGGCAGCGGACGGGTCTGGATGCTGTCGTTCATCTACTTCGGCTTCATCTACGGCCTCTACGCCCTGGCCTTCTTCCTGCCGACGATCATCGACGGGTTCCAGACGGCGGCCGGCACGGAGTTCGACATGTTCCAGAAGGGGCTCATCACGGCGATCCCGTACCTGCCCGCCGCGATCGCGATGTACTTCTGGTCGCGCGACGCGTCACGACGCGGACTGCGGACGTGGCACATCGTCGCACCCGCCCTGCTCGGAGCGATCTCGATCCCACTCGCCCTGTTCGCCGGCTCCCCCGCCGCGACGATCGCCGTGATCACCTTGACCGCCATCGCGATCTTCTCCGCGCTGCCGAACTTCTGGACGCTGCCGACCAAGTTCCTCACGGGGATCGCGGCCGCCGCGGGCGTCGCACTCATCAACACCGTCGGCAACCTGGCCGGATTCAGCGCCCCGTTCATCACGGGTGCGGTGCACGACTGGACGGGCGGATACGAGGTGCCGATGATGATCGTAGGCGGCGTGATGCTGGTGTCGGCGATCCTGATGGTCCTGCTGGCCCGCAGCAACCGCGCCGCCGTGACCGCGGCCGGACTCGCCACCGCGCATGCCGAGCAGGAGGCGAAGCGCTGA